A region of the Pseudarthrobacter phenanthrenivorans Sphe3 genome:
AGGTATCGACGGCGATGGCGCCGCCCACCGCGGTGGAGCCAGCTGCAGGTGCTGCAGAGAATCCGCCGGTGGCCGTGGTGCTGCCAGCGGTGCCAGCGTCGGCTGTACCGGCGCCGTCCGTACCCGTGCCATCACCGCCTGCGTTCCCGCCGTCAGCACCGGGGCTGCTGGTTCCCGGATCGACGGTGCCGGCTCCGCCCGTACCGCCATCACCGGTATCGGTGCCGGGCTCTTCACTCCCGGTCCCTGGGCTCTCCGTGCCAGTGCCTGAGGTCCCCAGGCCCAGGCCGACGTCGATTCCCACACCGGCTTCCAGCCCGCTGGTGCCGCCCGTTCCCAGGTCTGCAACGGCGCCAACCGTTGCATCCAGCCCGCCGGTGGTTCCGTCCGTGCCGGTGCTGTCCCCGAGGTTGATGCCGACGGCGGCGTCCACGAGGGCATCCAGCCCGCCATCAGTGCTGGTGCCGGTTGTGCCGAGGCCGAGGTCGACGGCGGCCGCTGCGGCGAGGTCGGCTGTGGTGCCGTCCGCAACGGTGCCCGTTCCGAGGGCGAGTGCTGCGTCTGCCGCGATGGCGGCGTCGGCGGTGGTTGTGCCCGCGTCGGTGCCGGTTGTGCCGAGGCCGAGGTCGACGGCGGCTGCTGCGGCGAGGTCGGCTGTGGTGCCGTCCGCTGCGGTGCCCGTTCCGAGGGCGAGTGCTGCGTCTGCGGCGATGACGGCGTCGGCGGTGGTGGTGCCCGCGTCGGTGGTGCCGGTTGTGCCCAGGCCGAGGTCGACGGCGGCTGCTGCGGCGAGGTCGGCTGTGGTGCCGTCCGCCGTGGTGCCGTCCGCGACGGTGCCCGTTCCGCCGTCGAGCGTTGCATCCACTGCGGCGGCAACGTCAGTTGAGGCAGCCGGCGTTGGGCCACCCAGCAGGCCCAACGACGTCGACTCAACGGACGCCGCCGCCGAGATCAGGGCGGATCCGGAAAGGTCCGAACCGCTGGTGGTGTCCGCGGCGCTGGCCGCGGTGCAGCTGAGGGCCAACAGCCCGCCTGCAAAGAGGGTGCCAAGCAGCCCCCTGCGAAGAGTTGAACTCATGGTGGTGTCTCCTGAAGAAGTTGAGTAGGGCGCCGGTCAGCACCCTTGGGGTCACGTTCTGCCCGATGGGCAGGAAGGACTCAACTAGTCAGGAGAAGAACCGGGGTCGAATGACACCGGAGCAGGAGCGTGCGCAGAACGTTCACCGACGCTCAGGGCGCCAGTCATTGGAAGATCAAAGCCGAAGGGGTTCAACCAGGCCGCCGAGCCGGAGGAAGATGCTGAGCCGCTGCCTCCCGCACCTGAGCCCGTGGCCGGGGGAGCCTGGGCAGGGATCGGCGAAGGGCTGCGCGTGCCGGGTTCGCTGCGGGTGGCCAGAGGCATGGAAACGGTCGCGTCCGAAGCAACCGGACTTGGCGCGGGACGACGCGAAACAGACTCGGATGGTGCGTCTGCCTGGGCGTCGGCCTCAACCTCCGCAATACTTCCGGTTTCCGCCACGGGAAGTGCGCTGGCACGCACCCCGTCCACGGGACTGTTTGCGGCGCTGGCAGATCCTTCCCCAAGCAATGCGGCGGCAGGGGATTCCGGAAGCGGCACCGGGAGGGCTGGCGCGCCAGCCACAAGGCCGGCAACCGGCTCCAACACCCGGTTAAGCACGGGTAATGCCTCGGCCACCGGCGGCACCACGGTTTCCACGACTTCCGCAGCTGCAGCGTCCACAACACCGGCGACAGGAACCGAAATGGCCGAAACGGTATCCGCAGGAACCACCTGGGTTACCAGGGGGACGGCCGTCACGATGGAATCTGCAGTGGCGGACACCTCACCCACGATGGGCTGCAGCAGGCCGGGAGATTGTGCGGGTGCGGCCGCTTCCGCGATTGCAGGAGCGGCGGACTCGGACACGGGCAGCTTTTCCGTCACCGACGAAACTGAGGTGGTGACGCCCCCCAACAGGGAAGCTGTATCCGGAAGGGCATCGGCGGAAGCGGCGGTAGAAGAGAGCGTCAGCCACGTAATGGTGGCTGCCCCGGCGAGGAACACAGGGCGGAGTGCACGCCACGGCGAGCGACCTCCAGCCATGCGTACCACCCCCAGTACTGATGCATTCGACGATTGGCTACAGCCTAAGACCGGATGTTGCAGGAAGTCCAGAGCTTGCGAAAACTACTCGACAGAAGTGAAAACATCGGTGGTACGCATGACAGATGAGACACGACTGGTAAAGCCATTGACAGGCAACTGGGCTGCGGTCAGTGCCTGTCGTTCGGATAGCTGACACCAAGCTGGGCACGAACGCCATCGAAAAGGCGCATGGTGTTCAACGTGTCCTCCAGCGGCATGACCGGGCTTTCTGTCAGGCCCTGCTGGATACACCGGGTGACTTCCCGCAGTTCATACACATACCCTCGGCCCACTGCTTCGAAAGCTTCCGTCCGGCTCGTGTCCCAGCCGGTGGAGATTGTCAGTTCCCGCGGATTGTTGATCGAGCCCACGCTTTGGAGGAAGCCGAGGCTTCCCGCCACAGTGGCGGTCCGGGGGCCCTGGGCCATCAGCGAGGACGTCAATTGCACCTGGGCCCCGTGGTTGTATCCCAGCGTCAGGGCGTTTTGGGCATCCACCCCGTCATCATTGATAAATCCGGTGGCACTTACCGTCTGCGGGAAGCCAAGGGTGCCCAGCGCCCACAGCAGCGGGTAGACCGAAATGTCCAGCAGCGCGCCGCCGCCGTCCTTCTTTGCCCACAACCTGGCGGTGGGGGAGTAAGGGGCAGGAAAGCCAAGGTCAGCGGTCACCCAGTGGACCTCGCCGATCTCACCTGATGCGGCGATCTCGAAGGCCCGCTGCATGCTCGGCAGGAAGCGGCTCCAGACCGCCTCCATGAGAAACAGTTTCCGGCTCCTGGCAACCTCGATAAGCTCGGCCGCTTCGCGGGCGTTGATGGTAAAGGCCTTTTCGCACAGGACGTGCTTGCCCGCGTTGAGTGCGGCAAGGACGATCTGGTGGTGCTGCGCATGGGGTGTGGCAACGTAGACCACGTCCACGTTTTCGTCCGCGAGCAGCCGCTCATAGCCGGGAACCCCGCCGTCGTCCCCGTAGGCCTTAGCGAAGTCATAGGCCACTGCGAAGGCGTCAGCGGTGTCCTGGCCCCGGGAGCTCACGGCATAGAGTTCCGCATCGGCCAGCAGTGCCAGGTCCTGTGACACGGAGCGGGCGATCCCGCCGGTGGCAATGATTCCCCAGCGCAGGGGAGCGCCGGTGGCGGAACGGGGATCCTGGTCGGACTGGCTGGACAACCACGGCGTGGCGATGGGCGCACTCATGGTGACCATCCTCTCATTCTGTTCTGCGCGGATTCCGGAATGACCTGCGGAAATGGCAGCAAAAAAATGCCCGGCCCCGCGAGGGGACCGGGCATTTCCTGCTTAGGCTGCTTACTTGGTGATCGGTTCGAGGACCGGATCGCCCTGGTAGGCGGTCTTCACGTTCTCAGCGGTGACGATGACGGGCTCCAGCAGGTAGGCCGGAACAGTCTTGACGCCGTTGTTGTAGGAGTCCTTGTCGTTGATTTCCAGTTCCTTGCCGGCCTGGAGGTCCTTCACCATGGTGATGGCGTGCTCAACGAGCTTGCGGGTGTCCTTGTTGATGGTGGAGTACTGCTCGCCTGCCATGATGGACTTCACGGACTCTACCTCGGAGTCCTGGCCGGTGACGATAGGAAGTTCCTTGCCGGCGGCCTTGACCGAGGTCAGGACTGCGCGGGCCAGGGTGTCGTTCGGGGACAGGACGCCGTGCAGGGGCTCGCTGGTGTAGCTGCCCGTGAGCAGGGTGTCAGCGCGGCGCTGGGCGTTCTCAGCCTTCCAGCCCTGCGTTACTGCCTGTTCGAAGCTGGTCTGGCCGGAGAGCACTTTGAGGGTGCCGTCATCGATCTTCGGCTTCAGGACGCTCATGGCGCCGTCGAAGAAGACCTTGGCGTTGGCGTCGTCCGGGGAACCGGCGAACAGTTCGATGTTGTAGGGGCCCGAACCCTTCTTCGCCTCAAGGCCTTCCAGCAGCGCCTGGCCCTGGAGTTCACCCACCTTGAAGTTGTCGTAGGCCACGTAGTAGTCCACGTTCTCGGTGTTCAGCAGCAGGCGGTCGTAGGCAATGATCGTGGCGCCGGCGTCCTTGGCCTGCTTGAGCTGGGTGCCCAGCTGGGAGCCGTCGATGGCGCCCACGATGATGACCTTTGCACCCTTGGTGACCATGGCGCTGATCTGGTTCTGCTGCTCGGATACACCGCCGTTGGCGAACTGCACGTCAGGCTTGAACCCTGCCTCGTTGAGGCCGTCGTTGAACAGCTTCTCTGCCAGGACCCAGTTCTCACTGGTCTTCTGCGGAAGAGCGACGCCGATCGAGGAGTCCTGCTCGAACCCGCTGGCACCTTCGGTGCCGCCGCCGGTGGAGGTCTCTGACCGTCCGCAGCCCGTCAGCGCCAGTGCTGCGATGGCAGCGACAGCTGCTGCCTTTCCTGCTTTACCAATCATTCGCATTGTTGGTTTCTCTTTCTTTGTGGTGGTGTAACGCTATTCAGGCTGCAAAGCTCAGGCTTCCCTGGCGATCGCTTCCTTGGTGGAGGTGGTTTCGTCGGGCTGGAGCGGGTTGCTGGGCCCGCCGCCGGAGGCGCGTCCGCCGGAGTTCCTCATCAGCAGGCCGATGATGGACTTCTTGCCCTGGCTCTTGTTGTAGACGTCGAAGGCGACGGCGATCAGGAGGACCAGGCCCTTGATGATCTGGGTGAGGTCGGCACCTACGCCCAGGAGCTGGAGGCCGTTGTTCAGCACGGCCATGACCAGTCCGCCGATGATGGAGCCGACGACGGTTCCCACGCCGCCGGTCACTGCTGCGCCGCCAATGAAGACAGCTGCGATGGCGTCCAGTTCCCAGCCCACGCCGTCGAACGGGCCGGAGGCGGTGGAGCGGCCCACGAAGATCATGCCGGCGAGGCCGGCCAGGATGGACATGTTCATCATGACCAGGAAGTTGACCTTCTTGGACTGCACGCCGGACAGCTCGGCAGCGTGGCGGTTGCCGCCGACCGCGTAGACATGGCGGCCCAGCACGGTGCGGGAGGAGATGAAGCCATAGAGCAGGACCAGCACCGCGAGGATGAGGCCAGGGATGGGGAAGGAGGTTCCGGGCCGGCCGGTGGCGAACAGGTAAGTGGCGTAGAGGATGGCGCCGCCGATCAGGACCAGCTTCAGGGCAGTCACCCACATTTCCGGGACCTCGGCGCCAAGGGCCTTGGCCCGGGCACGGGAGCGGAGCTCGCCCCACACCACGAACGCAACGGCGGCGATACCCAGCAGCAGGGTGAGGTTGTTGTAGCCGGTGTTCGGGCCCACCTCCGGGAGGTAGCCGGCGCCCAGGTACTGGAAATCTGCGGGGACCGGGATGGTGTTGGACTTGCCCACGAACTGGTTGAAGCCGCGGAACAGGAGCATGCCAGCAAGGGTCACGATGAAGGCGGGGATGCCCACGTAGGCCGTCCACCAGCCTTGCCAGGCCCCGATGACGGCTCCGAGCACCAGGCCCAGCAGCACGCCGGCGTACCAGGGGATGCCCCAGTCGCGGATGGCCAGGGCCACGGTGACGCCCACAAACGCAGCGACGGAACCCACCGAAAGGTCGATGTGGCCGGCGATGATCACCAGGACCATGCCGATGGCCAGGATCAGGATGTAGGAGTTGCCATTGAAGAGGTTGATGACGTTGCCGGGGGTGAGGGTCCGGCCGTCGGTGGCGATCTGGAAGAAGACGATCAATGCCACCAGGGCGAAGATCATGCCGAATTGGCGGGTGTTTCCGCCAAACAGCTTTTTGAGGGCGTTCATGGTGTCAGTCCTTGGGTCCGAAGGTTCTGGGATGATCCAGGGGATCAGGCGGCTTTACGGGCGGAGGTCATCAGTTTCATCAGGCTTTCCTGGCTGGCCTCGTCTTTGTTCAGGACACCGGTGATGGCGCCTTCGAAAATGGTGTAGATGCGGTCCGACAGGCCCAGGAGTTCGGGGAGCTCCGAGGAGATCACGATGACTCCCTTGCCCTGGTTGGCCAGCTGCTGGATGATGCCGTAGATCTCGTACTTGGCGCCAACGTCAATGCCGCGGGTGGGTTCGTCCAGGATCAGCAGGTCGGGGTCGGTGAACATCCACTTGGCCAGGACAACCTTCTGCTGGTTGCCGCCGGAAAGTTTCGCCACGCCTTCCTCCACCGACGGGGTCTTGGTGCGGAGGGACTTGCGATACTGCTCCGCAACCGTGAATTCCTGGTTCGGGTCCACCACGAAGTTGCGGCTGATCTTGCGGAGGTTGGCCGAGACGGTGGTGGTCTTGATGTCGTCCAGCAGGTTCAGCCCCAGGGACTTGCGGTCTTCCGTGACGTAGCCCAGGCCGGCGTCGATGGCCTGGCGGACCGACTTGAGGGTGATTTCCTTGCCGTCCTTGTAGATCTGTCCGCTGATGAAGCGTCCGTAGGAGCGGCCGAAGACGGAGCGTGCCAGTTCTGTGCGGCCTGCGCCCATGAGGCCGGCGAACCCGACAATCTCGCCCCGCCGGACGAAGAAGCTGGAATTCTTGCAGACCAGCCGGTCCTGGACGTTGGGGTGGGCCACGGTCCAGTTCTTGACCTCGAAGAAGACCTCGCCGATCTTGGGCGTGTGGTCCGGGAAGCGGGATTCGAGGGTGCGGCCCACCATGCCCTTGATGATCCGGTCCTCGTCCACGCCGTCGGCTTTGACGTTCAGCGTCTCGATGGACTTGCCGTCGCGGATGATGGTGATGGAGTCGGCGATCTGCTCGATCTCGTTCAGCTTGTGGGAAATGATGATGCTGGTGATGCCCTTGGCCTTGAGGCCGAGCATCAGGTCCAGCAGGTGCTGGGAGTCGGACTCGTTCAGCGCAGCGGTCGGTTCGTCCAGGATGAGGATCTTCACGGATTTGTTCAGGGCCTTGGCAATCTCCACCAGCTGCTGCTTGCCGACGCCGATTTCCTTGATGGGCGTATCCGGGTCCTCGCGCAGGCCCACGCGGGCCAGCAGGTCCAGGGAACGCAGGCGGGCTTCGGCCCAGTCGATAACACCGCGTTTGGTGGGCTCGTTGCCCAGGAAGATGTTTTCCATGATGGACAGTTCGGGGATCAGCGCCAGTTCCTGGTGGATGATCACGATGCCGGCGTGCTCGCTGGCCCGGATGTCCCGGAACTGCTGCACCTGGCCCTGGTAGACGATGTCGCCGTCGTAGCTGCCGTACGGGTAAACGCCAGAGAGCACCTTCATCAAAGTGGACTTGCCGGCGCCGTTTTCGCCGCAGATGGCGTGGATTTCCCCGGCCTTCACCCGCAGGTTCACGTTGTCCAACGCTTTAACGCCCGGGAATTCCTTGGTGATGGACCTCATCTCGAGGATGATCGGTTCCGTTTGCGTGGTCTGGGACGTCATGAGCCCTAACCCTCCAATGCAATGACTTCTTTGTCCGGCCGGCAAAGCGCAGGGCCGTCTGATCCAAAAGTAAACTTGATCACTACTGTTGTCGTCAAGTCTTTAACGCAATCCGGCGGATAACGAAACGGTCTAGCTCTTCCGGATCCCCGCGTGCTGGAAGACGAGGGCGGCCGCACCGAGGGCTTCCGCACGGTCCCCCAGGGAGGACATGGCCAGCGTCGTGGTTTCGCCGATGACCGGTACGGCGTGCCGGACCAGGCCCCGCTTGATGGGGTCCAGGAGGATGTTGCCCAGCCCTGCCAGCGGTCCGCCCACCACAATCACTTCAGGGTTGATCAGGTTGGCCACATTTCCGAGCGCGCGGCCTACGGCGAGGCCCGCGTCGTCAATGACCCGCAGGGTGGCGGAGTCCCGCGCCAGGGCCTTGCGCACGATGTCAGCGGGCGTCAGCGGGCGGTCTTCGCCACGGCTGAGGAGCTCGATCATGGTGGTGGTGGATGCGATGGTTTCCAGGCAGCCGCGGTTGCCGCAGCGGCAAACCAGGCCCTGTTCATGGATGGTTGCATGGCCGATTTCACCGGTGATGCCCACGTTCCCGTAGTAGGGGGCCCCGTTGAGGATCAGCCCTGCACCGATGCCGGACCCGATCTTCAGGAACATCAGGTTGCTGACCCCGGAATGCTGCCCCCAGGTGACCTCCGACCAGGCGCCAAGGTTGGCGTCGTTGTCCACGAATACGGGGATTTCCAGCGTTTCTTCAAGGTATTGGAGGATGTTGATCCCCACCCATTCCGGCAGGATCGCGCCCTGCGCCACGGTCCCCGTGCGCCGGTCGATCGGCCCGGGGATTCCGACGCCGGCACCCACCACGGCGCTCCGTTCAACTCCGCTTTCCCGCAACAGCTTGTCCAGCAGGGCCACCGCCGCCTGGACGCCTTCCTCGGCCTGGTGGCCCAGCGGCAGCATCACGGATTCCTCGGCGATGACGTGATAGCTGAGCGAGGCCAGGACCACCCGGAGGTGCCGGCGCCCGAAGTCGATTCCCACCGCCACGGCCCCGTTGCTGTTCAGCCTGACGTTCAACGCGCGGCGGCCGGAACTCGTGGTCGGTTCCACCGACGCGAGCCCGGAATCAAGCATGATCTTGACGATGTTGGAGACTGTCGCAGTGGAAAGCCCGGTCTGCCTGGCGAGTTCGGCCTGCGTGGCCGGTCCGCCCATGAGGGTTTCAATGATGCGTTGCTGGTTGAGCTGCCGCAGGGCCGATTGGGACCCGGGATTTTTCGGTTTGCTCCTCGTTGAGCGCGTGGTTGCGGACATGCTAAGAAGATTGCCCTATTGCCGGTCTTGGAGTCAAGAAGTTAACACAAGCCTGTGGTTTGGGGCCTCCCTTCGGTGGGTAGGACGATCTGACCCTGCCCGCCCCGCCCGGGGTGCAAACAGGCCCGGCAGCCCGACGATGCGCTCGTTACGCTGGAGGAGCGGCCCAACCAACGGGCCCTTCGACGATGGAAGGTGGTAGCAGTGCTGCTGGCACTCCTGCAGGCTAATTCTGCAGTCCTTGATGTTGAGGCCAACTGCAGCGCCATCGCTGCCGCTGCCCGTGCTGCCGCCGCCCGCGGTGCAGCCGTCCTGCTGACCCCTGAGTTGTTTCCAGTTGGCTACGCGCCCCGCCGGGTACGTTCGGAACTGGCTCCCGCGTTGCTTCCGGCTCTCCGGGACCGGCTGGCAGCCATCGCCCGAAACAACCGCATTGGACTGGTCTACAGCCTGCCGCGCATTAGCGAACAGGGCGAGTGGCAGATCAGCGCAACACTCCTTGACGCGACCGGTGCCAGCCTGCTCAGCTACGGCAAAGTCCACCTGTTCGGGCCCGACGAGCGTGCGGCTTTCAGCCCGGCCAGGGAACGGCCCGGTGTTGTGGACTTCAACGGCATCCCCACCTCCATGGTGATCTGCTACGACGTGGAGTTTCCGGAGGCCGTGCGGGCAGCAGCCGTTGGCGGCGCGGAGCTGCTGCTGGTTCCCACCGCACTGGCGCACGGCTTCGATGACGTTCCCCGGGTCCTGCTGCGCGCGCGGGCGCTGGAAAGCCAGCTGACGATTGCCTACGCCAATCACAGCGGTGACGAAGACGGCTGCCGGTTCCTGGGCGGAAGTGTTGTTGCCGGGCCCGACGGCGGGCTGCTGGCAGAGGCGGGCGGGGAGCCACAGCTGCTGTACGCCGAGGTGGACCCGGGGGCGGCCGGGCGCGAACGGCGCACTGTGCCGTACTTGGAGGAACGCCGCCCGGACCTCTACAGCTCCTGGGGCTTCTGAGCCGGCTCCTGGTCCGGGACGTACTGCAGCGCAATCCAGAGTTCGGCGCGGACCTGCGCCTGGCCCAGATCCATCCCCAGAAGCTCAGCCGCCGCATTGATTTGCCGGCGCACGCTGTTGCGGTGCAGCCCCAGGTCCTTGGCTGTGGCATCCCAGCTGCCGTGGGCAGCCAGCCAGGACCTGAGCACCCGCAGCTGCGCTGCCCGGCGCTCGGCGTCGAGTTCAAGGACGGGTGCCAGCAGGCGCCCCGCGAGCAGGGTGCCGGCGTCACCGCCCAGCAGGCCTGTCACAGACCAGGTCAGCTCTTCCTCCCTGACACTCATTCCGGTGGCTTGAACCCGCGGGCGCAGGGCGCTGGCACGCCGGTACGCGGCAGGCAGGGCCGGAAGTTCCGCGGGTTCGCCCACCACCAGCCGCCAGCCCAGCTGTTCCACTTCGGTGAGCAGGGCGGCATCCACCTTCAGCCGCGTCACGGCGGTGAAGCCGTACTCGGTGAGTTCCACCATCTTGGTGTCGAACAGCCTGCGCCACTGGAGCAGTTCCCGCACCGGTCCGTCCGCGGCGGCCCCGGCAGGAATTTCGGCCCGGACGCCCTGCACCACACGCACCGGACCTGACCGTGTTCCGGCAACGCTCTGCGCCAGCAGTTCCTGCAGGCCCGCCAGTTCCCGGGGATTGGATCCGGACAGGCTCCCGGGGTGCAGCAGCAGGGCGGTGGCCAGCTGGCTGGGCGCCAATGAACCGCTGGTCCGCTGCCGGACCAGCAGTTCGAGCAGGCCCACCACGGAGGACACCACGTTGTTCTGGGCCGGGGTGAGGGCCCTGTCTGTTCCGAGCACCAGGGCGCCGAGCGTGGCGTCCCGGGTGCTTCGCAGCGGATGGCCGAACACCAGCGCCGGGCCAGCCGGCGTTTCCAGGGCTTCTGTCTCCACCCGTGGCCCGCTGCCGCCAAGGAGCTTTTTGAGCAGCGGCTGGAGCTGGGAAAGTCCGACGGCGGCCCCCGCCCGGGCGCGGACGCGGCCGTCGGTGCCCACCAGTACGGCCCACACGGGAACGCGTTGGATCAGCGCCGCCAGCAGTTCATGCTCCGGACGGGCGGAGAGTACCGCCCGCATAAGGTGCCGGTTCGTCTCCGCGAGTTGACGGAACACCTGGGCATTGCCCGATTCGAGGAGCTTGGAAAACTCCAGGCCCAGGGCGGCAAAGGGAATGTCCGCCGGTACCTGCACCAAGGTGAGGCCGTGCCGGCGGCAGGCCTGCACCACGTGGTCCGGGACGGCGTCGTAATAGGGCTGCAGGCCGAAGCCGAGCGCCGCTACACCGGCCGCGACAAGGCGCCGGACATACTCGTCCGCCCTCGCCGCGCCGCTGCCCCCGGCGTCCCGGAAGGGCAGGCCGGCTGTCAGGACGAACTCGCCGTCCAGCAGGTACGGCGTGGGATCCTCAAGTTCGCTGGGTTCCACCCACCGCAGCGGGGCATCGCCGTTGCCGGCGTCGTTCACCACCAGCACCCCTGCAGGCAGTGCCGCCAGGAACTGTCCCAGCGTCACGGCGTCGAGCTGGTCCTGGCCGGCATCGGCTAGTGGTGCATTGCGACTCATGAGTGAAGACTACAGGTCACTTTGCACATCGTTGAGATGCGGCTCACAACCCTAGGCTTGGGGAGGGGAAACCAGATCAACCACTCACTGACATGAACGGACGTCAACGATGACTGTGCCTACACTCTCCGGCCGCGCACCGGCCGGGAACAGCGGATCCGGCAGCCGCCCGGCGCTGGCCGCGCAACTGCTGCGCCGGAAACCGATCTCACAGATGGTCAGCGAAGCCGCAGGCAATGACGGCGACCCCCGCCTGGTGCGCAGCTTCGGCGTCCTGCAGTTGACCATGATCTCCGTGGGCGCCACCCTGGGCACAGGCATCCTGGTGATCCTGGGGGAATCGGTACCGCTGGCCGGTCCCGCCATCTGGATCTCCTTCGCCATAGCGGGCCTGGCCGCGCTGCTGTCAGCGGTGTCCTACGCGGAAATGGCGGGCCTCGTGCCGGTGGCCGGCTCGAGCTACTCCTACACATACGCCACCATGGGGGAGGGGATGGCCTGGATCTGCGGCTGGTGCCTGGTCCTGGAATACGCAGTGTCCGTGGCCGCCGTCGCGGTCGGCGCAGGGCAGTACGTCAACGAAGCCCTGGCGGTGTTCGGCACTGTCCTCCCTGATGCCGTTTCGCAGCCGCCGGGAGATGGCGGCATGGTCAACATCCCGGCCATGGTCATCGTTGTCCTGGCCACCATCCTCCTGGTCCGCGGCGCCAGGGAAAGCGCCTGGATCAACACCGCCATCGTGGTGGTCAAGGTGGGCATCCTGGTCTTCTTCTGCGCCGTGGCATTCACCGCCTTCAACGCCGGAAACTTCGAACCGCTGCTGCCCATGGGCGCAGCCGGCGTCTCGGCCGCAGCGTCCCGCGTCTTCTTCTCCTACATCGGCTTCGACGCCGCCTCCACTGCTGGCGAGGAAGCCCGCAATCCCAAGCGTGACCTGCCGCGCGCCATCATGCTTTCCATGCTGATCGTCACCACCATCTACGTCCTGGTGGCCGTTGCCGCCATCGGTGCCCGTCCCTGGGGCTGGTTCGACGGCACCGAGGCCGCCCTGGTGAAGATCCTCGAGGAGACCACCGGCCAGCCATGGATCGCACTGGTCTTTGCGGTGGGTGCTGTTCTGGCCATCGCCAGCATCGTCCTGACCGTTCTGTACGGGCAGACCCGCATCCTGCTGTCGATGTCGCGTGACGGACTCATTCCGAAGGTCTTCGGCCGCCTCTCCCGCCGCACCGGCACTCCGGTGGCCGGCACGCTCCTGGTGGGTATCGCCGTCGCCCTCACCGCAGGCCTGGTGCCCCTGGGTGCACTGGCGGACGCCACCAGCATCGGCACCCTGTTCGCCTTCGCCCTGGTCAACGTCGCCGTCATCTACCTGCGCCGGACCCGGCCGGAGCTGGAGCGCACCTTCCGCGTGCCCCTATTCCCGCTCACGCCGATCCTCGGTGCCGCCATGTGCGCGTACCTGATGGCCAACCTGGGCGCCGACACCTGGGTGACCTTCGCCGTGTGGATGCTGGTGGGGATCGCCGCGTACTTCGGTTACGGCCGCAGGAATTCCCGGGTGGCGGCGCTCAGCAACGAGGAATACCGTGAGCTTGCCGGACCGCAACTTTCATCCCAGCAAAACCCCGAACCGACGAAGGCAGAACTTCCATGACCATCGCCACCGAACTGCCGGCCTTTGATCCGTCCAGCACCACGGCAACAAGGGCAGCGGCCCCTGCCCCGGACGGCTCAGCCCCCGGCCCCATCACTATGCTCAACCCGGACTTCCCGTTCAGCTACGACCACTACCTGGCCCACCCGGATGGCCTGGGGTCGGTGCCTCCGGCACTGTACGGAACCGAGGTTGCCGTCATCGGTGCGGGACTTTCCGGCCTGGTCACGGCTTACGAGCTGATGAAGCTGGGGCTGCGGCCGGTGGTGTACGAAGCAGACCAGATCGGCGGGCGCCTGCGCACGGCTGCGTTCCCGGCTGCGCCCGGCGTGGTGGCGGACCTGGGCGGCATGAGGTTCCCGGAGTCCGGCAAGGCGTTCTACCACTACGTGGACCTGCTGGGACTGGACACCCAGGAGTTCCCCAACCCGTTGTCCCCGGCCACCTCCAGCACCGTCATTGAACTGGCCGGCCAGAAACACTACGCCGAAAAACCGGGCGATCTGCCGCCCTTCTTCCGCGAAGTGGCCGATGCTTGGAAGGCCGCCGTGAACGACGGCGCCAAGTTTGTGGAGATGCAGGAAGCCATCCGCGCCCGCGACACGGCCCGGATCAAGGAGCTCTGGAACGACCTGCTGCCGCTGATGGACGAGCAGACTTTCTACGGGTTCATCGCCGCCAGTGACTCCTTTAAGAAAGCGGGGTTCGCGCACCGGGAA
Encoded here:
- a CDS encoding nitrilase-related carbon-nitrogen hydrolase, coding for MLLALLQANSAVLDVEANCSAIAAAARAAAARGAAVLLTPELFPVGYAPRRVRSELAPALLPALRDRLAAIARNNRIGLVYSLPRISEQGEWQISATLLDATGASLLSYGKVHLFGPDERAAFSPARERPGVVDFNGIPTSMVICYDVEFPEAVRAAAVGGAELLLVPTALAHGFDDVPRVLLRARALESQLTIAYANHSGDEDGCRFLGGSVVAGPDGGLLAEAGGEPQLLYAEVDPGAAGRERRTVPYLEERRPDLYSSWGF
- a CDS encoding amino acid permease: MTVPTLSGRAPAGNSGSGSRPALAAQLLRRKPISQMVSEAAGNDGDPRLVRSFGVLQLTMISVGATLGTGILVILGESVPLAGPAIWISFAIAGLAALLSAVSYAEMAGLVPVAGSSYSYTYATMGEGMAWICGWCLVLEYAVSVAAVAVGAGQYVNEALAVFGTVLPDAVSQPPGDGGMVNIPAMVIVVLATILLVRGARESAWINTAIVVVKVGILVFFCAVAFTAFNAGNFEPLLPMGAAGVSAAASRVFFSYIGFDAASTAGEEARNPKRDLPRAIMLSMLIVTTIYVLVAVAAIGARPWGWFDGTEAALVKILEETTGQPWIALVFAVGAVLAIASIVLTVLYGQTRILLSMSRDGLIPKVFGRLSRRTGTPVAGTLLVGIAVALTAGLVPLGALADATSIGTLFAFALVNVAVIYLRRTRPELERTFRVPLFPLTPILGAAMCAYLMANLGADTWVTFAVWMLVGIAAYFGYGRRNSRVAALSNEEYRELAGPQLSSQQNPEPTKAELP
- a CDS encoding PucR family transcriptional regulator translates to MSRNAPLADAGQDQLDAVTLGQFLAALPAGVLVVNDAGNGDAPLRWVEPSELEDPTPYLLDGEFVLTAGLPFRDAGGSGAARADEYVRRLVAAGVAALGFGLQPYYDAVPDHVVQACRRHGLTLVQVPADIPFAALGLEFSKLLESGNAQVFRQLAETNRHLMRAVLSARPEHELLAALIQRVPVWAVLVGTDGRVRARAGAAVGLSQLQPLLKKLLGGSGPRVETEALETPAGPALVFGHPLRSTRDATLGALVLGTDRALTPAQNNVVSSVVGLLELLVRQRTSGSLAPSQLATALLLHPGSLSGSNPRELAGLQELLAQSVAGTRSGPVRVVQGVRAEIPAGAAADGPVRELLQWRRLFDTKMVELTEYGFTAVTRLKVDAALLTEVEQLGWRLVVGEPAELPALPAAYRRASALRPRVQATGMSVREEELTWSVTGLLGGDAGTLLAGRLLAPVLELDAERRAAQLRVLRSWLAAHGSWDATAKDLGLHRNSVRRQINAAAELLGMDLGQAQVRAELWIALQYVPDQEPAQKPQEL